A stretch of Paludisphaera rhizosphaerae DNA encodes these proteins:
- a CDS encoding Ig-like domain-containing protein, which translates to MRDSHSNRRRRVKEFRRGRRRLMAWPEVLEVRRLPATITVNSAVDDAPARDGSITLREAILIADGSLAVASLSAAEQALVSGTVNSGGTNRDKIQFAIPGSGVHTIALVAPLPSISDPVEIDGYSQSGAKANSQRYGSDATILIQISAGGSSTVLQLDGGGSLVRGLAIGGGDVGVVIRSDGNVVEGCYLGVSASGDALAASFSSQVWVVTGTGNLIGGATPAARNVIAGGSSNGAVGMVTVGNTFDSLPAPVDTRIWGNDLGLNAAGTAALGGTTGIAVAEGMNTRIGADDSGDGATDDTASAGNVISGVGGPGILVQGPGSADVFDGLTIQGNRLGTDPRGQSAIPNSGVGIQFSSSTPLQHVRIGGSTNRAGNVISGSGVDGIQLGLGDFTIQGNLIGTDVSGSRALPNTGYGIAVSGDGNPGSILIGGTAPNAGNLISGNGTAGIGITAAGIHSLDIQGNKIGTNASGNLPIPNGTDGITAYDGPSRIGGTAAGAGNVIAFNTRAGIAAGESPAGVGRTYVATILGNSIFGNGTLGIDLGGVFIAGGGATANDPTDSDVGPNDYQNFPVMTSVTRVSGGTRIIGSLQSLPNKTYTIQIFGNDAVEASGHVQGKTLLSTFAVTTDSSGAASFDRIVADSSSVAFGATATDDAGKTSEFGGVTAPPPAASADVSVSASASVSSARPGDQITYRFVVTVPSGGPSPTNPSLTIPIPAGTHLVGFAVPNSWTSLGSDAMAKATATQAGAGSSLTFSLVVQVDSGIADGRALVARGAFASGTPDPNAANDSASARVVASNPTSPPTPETPSASIGSAAYSQAEGNSGTRFVEIPVALSSAPTSNVTLRFQVVGGSAAAGSDFLIPDDLTLSFTPGGPLTQVIRVAVIGDATVEPDETFQVALVAGDGYTLGGLTSTTVTIVNDDVAPIPPPPSEPSPPPADVVAPSIVAVRRYGIHHQPTTLTVTFTEPVAGATNPTLYRIVDPGRDRRFGTRDDSTFTASNVDLDAAGATATLHLARQLNLHLVYRLNVGAGIADASGNALAGDSSFRIDASNLGVATRRSRGTIRPLQAPAVPRAAHKPIAAHMLLQRRPSAAHPIASS; encoded by the coding sequence ATGCGCGACTCGCATTCGAATCGTAGGCGGCGAGTGAAGGAGTTCCGCCGAGGCCGGCGTCGGCTCATGGCCTGGCCCGAGGTCCTGGAAGTGCGCCGACTGCCGGCGACGATCACGGTCAATTCGGCGGTCGACGACGCACCGGCGCGCGACGGTTCGATCACGCTCCGCGAGGCGATTCTGATCGCGGACGGCTCGCTCGCCGTCGCCTCGCTCTCGGCGGCCGAACAGGCCCTGGTCTCCGGGACGGTGAATTCGGGCGGGACGAATCGGGACAAGATCCAGTTCGCCATCCCGGGCTCCGGCGTGCATACGATCGCGCTCGTCGCCCCCCTTCCTTCGATCAGCGACCCCGTCGAGATCGACGGCTACTCGCAGTCAGGCGCGAAGGCGAACTCTCAACGCTACGGCTCGGACGCGACGATCCTGATCCAGATCAGCGCGGGGGGAAGCTCGACGGTCCTGCAGCTCGACGGCGGCGGCTCGCTAGTCCGAGGGCTCGCGATCGGCGGCGGCGACGTCGGCGTGGTGATCCGCTCCGACGGGAACGTGGTGGAGGGCTGCTACCTTGGCGTCAGCGCGAGCGGCGACGCCCTCGCCGCGAGCTTCTCCAGCCAGGTCTGGGTCGTCACCGGGACGGGCAACCTGATCGGCGGAGCCACGCCGGCGGCGCGGAACGTGATCGCCGGCGGTTCGAGCAATGGGGCCGTCGGAATGGTCACCGTCGGCAACACGTTCGATTCTCTCCCCGCCCCCGTCGACACCCGCATCTGGGGGAATGACCTCGGCCTGAACGCCGCCGGTACCGCTGCACTGGGCGGCACGACGGGGATCGCCGTCGCGGAAGGGATGAACACGCGGATCGGAGCCGATGACAGCGGCGACGGCGCGACGGACGACACGGCGAGCGCCGGGAACGTCATTTCGGGCGTCGGCGGCCCGGGGATTCTCGTCCAGGGTCCCGGCTCGGCGGACGTCTTCGACGGCCTGACCATCCAGGGCAACCGCCTCGGGACGGATCCCCGGGGCCAATCCGCCATCCCCAACAGCGGCGTCGGGATTCAGTTCTCCAGCAGCACTCCCCTGCAACACGTCCGCATCGGCGGCTCGACCAACAGGGCCGGCAACGTGATCTCCGGCAGCGGCGTCGACGGGATCCAGCTTGGCCTCGGCGACTTCACAATCCAGGGCAACCTCATCGGCACTGACGTCTCCGGCAGCCGCGCACTGCCCAATACGGGCTACGGCATCGCCGTCTCAGGGGACGGCAATCCGGGGTCGATCCTCATCGGCGGGACCGCCCCCAACGCCGGCAACCTGATCTCCGGCAACGGGACCGCTGGCATCGGCATCACGGCTGCGGGGATCCACAGCCTGGACATCCAGGGAAACAAGATCGGGACCAACGCTTCAGGAAACCTCCCGATCCCGAACGGGACCGACGGCATCACGGCCTACGACGGACCGTCGCGGATCGGCGGGACCGCCGCAGGAGCGGGAAACGTGATCGCCTTCAACACGCGGGCGGGGATCGCCGCGGGCGAGTCCCCGGCCGGGGTGGGCCGGACCTACGTCGCCACGATCCTGGGGAACAGCATCTTCGGCAACGGGACGCTCGGCATCGACCTGGGCGGGGTCTTCATCGCCGGCGGCGGCGCCACGGCCAACGACCCCACCGACTCCGACGTCGGCCCCAACGACTACCAAAACTTCCCCGTCATGACGAGCGTCACGCGCGTCTCCGGAGGCACGAGGATCATCGGCTCGCTCCAGAGTCTTCCGAACAAGACGTACACGATCCAGATCTTCGGCAATGACGCCGTCGAAGCCTCGGGCCACGTCCAGGGCAAGACGTTGCTGAGCACCTTCGCCGTGACGACGGACTCGTCGGGAGCGGCGAGCTTCGATCGAATCGTCGCCGATTCCTCCTCGGTCGCCTTCGGCGCAACGGCCACCGACGACGCGGGGAAGACCTCCGAGTTCGGCGGCGTGACCGCTCCGCCCCCGGCCGCTTCGGCCGACGTCTCGGTTTCGGCCTCGGCGAGCGTCTCCTCGGCCAGGCCCGGCGACCAGATCACCTATCGATTCGTCGTCACGGTGCCGTCCGGCGGACCGAGCCCGACCAATCCCTCGCTCACGATCCCGATCCCCGCTGGGACGCACCTCGTCGGGTTCGCCGTCCCCAACAGTTGGACCAGCCTCGGAAGCGACGCGATGGCGAAAGCCACGGCGACCCAGGCGGGCGCCGGTTCTTCTCTGACGTTCAGCCTGGTCGTCCAGGTCGATTCCGGGATCGCCGACGGCCGAGCCCTCGTCGCGCGGGGGGCGTTCGCCAGCGGCACGCCCGACCCGAACGCCGCCAACGATTCCGCCTCGGCGAGGGTCGTCGCCTCAAACCCGACCTCGCCGCCGACGCCGGAGACTCCGTCGGCCTCGATCGGCTCGGCCGCTTACAGCCAGGCCGAGGGGAATTCCGGGACGCGGTTCGTCGAAATCCCCGTCGCACTCTCATCGGCCCCGACGTCGAACGTGACGCTACGTTTCCAGGTGGTCGGCGGTTCCGCCGCGGCGGGTTCGGACTTCCTGATCCCCGACGACCTCACGTTGAGCTTCACACCCGGCGGCCCGCTCACGCAGGTCATCCGGGTCGCCGTCATCGGCGATGCGACGGTCGAACCCGACGAGACGTTCCAGGTCGCCCTTGTCGCCGGCGACGGATACACCCTGGGGGGGCTGACCTCCACGACCGTCACCATCGTCAACGACGACGTCGCCCCAATTCCTCCCCCGCCGTCGGAGCCCTCGCCGCCGCCCGCCGACGTCGTCGCGCCCAGCATCGTGGCGGTGAGACGATACGGCATCCACCACCAGCCGACCACGCTGACCGTGACGTTCACCGAGCCCGTCGCCGGGGCGACCAACCCGACGCTCTACCGGATCGTCGACCCAGGGCGGGATCGGCGGTTCGGGACTCGCGACGATTCCACCTTCACGGCCTCGAACGTCGATCTCGACGCCGCCGGCGCGACGGCCACCCTTCACCTGGCGCGGCAGTTGAACCTCCACCTCGTCTACCGCCTGAACGTCGGCGCGGGGATCGCAGACGCCTCAGGCAACGCACTCGCCGGCGACTCGTCGTTCAGGATCGACGCCTCGAACCTCGGCGTCGCCACCCGAAGGTCGCGAGGGACGATCCGTCCCCTCCAAGCCCCGGCCGTCCCCCGTGCGGCGCACAAGCCGATCGCCGCCCACATGCTCCTCCAACGGAGACCATCCGCCGCGCACCCAATCGCCTCGTCCTGA
- a CDS encoding YfcE family phosphodiesterase yields the protein MRIGILSDTHDQVERARRAVASLLAGGAEALIHCGDLTIPDVVEEIVGAPAYIVFGNCDYYPDDLRLAMRRTGATCLEQGGLIELGGRRIAVTHGDSRREIDRLTAEAPDYFFSGHTHLRRDERQGPTRFINPGALYRASEFTVGLLDLDSDDYRSLTIPR from the coding sequence ATGCGCATCGGCATTCTTTCCGACACGCACGACCAGGTGGAGCGCGCCCGACGCGCCGTGGCCTCGCTGCTGGCCGGCGGGGCCGAGGCCTTGATCCATTGCGGCGACCTTACCATCCCCGACGTGGTTGAGGAGATCGTCGGCGCTCCGGCCTACATCGTCTTTGGGAACTGCGACTATTACCCAGACGACCTCCGCCTGGCCATGCGTCGAACTGGAGCGACTTGCCTGGAGCAGGGGGGCCTGATCGAACTGGGGGGCCGGCGGATCGCCGTAACCCACGGCGACTCGCGCCGCGAGATCGACCGCCTCACCGCCGAAGCTCCCGACTACTTCTTTTCCGGCCACACCCACCTCCGCCGCGACGAGCGTCAGGGCCCGACCCGTTTCATCAACCCCGGCGCCCTCTACCGCGCGTCCGAGTTCACCGTCGGCCTTCTCGACCTTGACTCCGACGACTACCGATCGCTGACCATTCCCCGCTGA
- a CDS encoding metal-dependent transcriptional regulator encodes MASLTVENYVKTIALIADRSPAGAAVATGELAQAMGVSPGTVTGMLKTLSEASLATYTPYEGARLTEAGNRLALMVIRRHRLLELFLAKTLDMSWDEVHEEAEHMEHAVSERLIDRIERFLGHPAVDPHGDPIPAADGSLNEPKGIPLARCRAGAGFRVVRVMDQDPAFLRYLTECGLDLNALGQLRENRPEAGAVVCRIGDRDVALGLAAAEKVLVEPR; translated from the coding sequence GTGGCCAGCCTGACCGTTGAGAACTACGTCAAGACGATCGCCCTGATCGCCGACCGCAGCCCGGCCGGGGCGGCCGTCGCCACCGGAGAACTCGCCCAGGCGATGGGGGTGTCGCCGGGGACCGTGACGGGGATGCTCAAGACGCTCTCCGAGGCGTCGCTGGCGACGTACACCCCCTATGAAGGCGCCCGGCTGACCGAGGCCGGCAACCGCCTGGCCCTGATGGTCATCCGCCGCCACCGGCTGCTGGAGCTGTTCCTCGCCAAGACCCTGGACATGTCCTGGGACGAGGTCCACGAGGAAGCCGAGCACATGGAGCACGCCGTTTCCGAACGGCTCATCGACCGCATCGAGCGGTTCCTGGGCCATCCGGCCGTCGACCCCCACGGCGATCCCATTCCCGCCGCCGACGGCTCGCTCAATGAGCCCAAGGGAATCCCCCTGGCGCGGTGTCGGGCCGGGGCGGGATTCCGCGTCGTCCGGGTCATGGATCAGGACCCGGCGTTCCTGCGGTATCTGACCGAGTGCGGCCTCGATCTCAACGCGCTCGGGCAGCTTCGCGAGAACCGGCCCGAGGCCGGCGCAGTGGTCTGCCGGATCGGCGACCGCGACGTGGCCCTGGGTCTGGCGGCCGCTGAAAAGGTGCTCGTCGAGCCTCGCTGA
- a CDS encoding class I SAM-dependent rRNA methyltransferase — protein MSQPRPRPKSKPAARPVEPPAPVPDRALEPEVPLPTVAIRSPGNHPFIFRKMIEGVKGPLMARPGDLVQVLDRDGNPLGYGLWNPRSQISLRMLSREPQAPGVDFWTRKVDEAAALRLDMLGVERESNAYRLIHAEGDGLSGLIVDRFDDVLSVEIFSLGMYQRIGPILDVLAKRMGTKHFRVRVDERVALQEDFAGRPLASPGLPPRVTIQEHGVRYRIHFAEGHKTGFFCDQRDNRRELAKFCKGRAVLDACCYTGGFGLNALLRGEAREVTCVDLDEKAVALAKENGNANNVRLDAVHADAFGYMRQMGVNGREYGVVVLDPPKLIPDREEVSAGKRKYFDLNVLGMGLVEPGGLLLTCSCSGLLDPAEFQGLLKAASRKANRSVQLLAMTGASADHPVALDAPEGAYLKAAWLRVGERLPEPIGASSAPEA, from the coding sequence ATGAGCCAGCCGCGCCCTCGGCCGAAGTCGAAGCCCGCCGCACGGCCGGTCGAGCCCCCCGCGCCAGTGCCTGACCGCGCGCTGGAGCCTGAGGTCCCGCTGCCGACCGTCGCCATCCGATCGCCGGGGAACCACCCGTTCATCTTCCGCAAGATGATCGAAGGGGTGAAAGGTCCGCTCATGGCCCGCCCCGGCGACCTCGTCCAGGTCCTCGACCGCGACGGCAACCCGCTCGGCTACGGGCTGTGGAACCCCCGGTCGCAGATCAGCCTGCGAATGCTCTCGCGCGAGCCCCAGGCGCCGGGCGTCGACTTCTGGACCCGGAAGGTCGACGAGGCCGCTGCGCTCCGGCTGGACATGCTGGGCGTCGAGCGCGAGTCCAACGCCTACCGCCTGATTCACGCCGAGGGGGACGGCCTCTCCGGCCTGATCGTCGACCGCTTCGACGACGTCCTCTCCGTCGAGATCTTCAGCCTGGGGATGTACCAGCGGATCGGCCCGATCCTGGACGTCCTGGCGAAGCGGATGGGGACGAAGCACTTCCGCGTCCGGGTCGACGAGCGGGTGGCCCTGCAGGAGGACTTCGCCGGCCGGCCTCTCGCCAGCCCCGGGCTGCCGCCTCGGGTGACGATCCAGGAGCACGGAGTCCGCTACCGGATCCACTTCGCCGAGGGCCACAAGACGGGCTTCTTCTGTGACCAGCGGGACAACCGCCGGGAACTGGCGAAGTTCTGCAAGGGTCGCGCCGTGCTGGACGCCTGCTGCTACACGGGCGGTTTCGGCCTGAACGCGCTGCTTCGCGGCGAGGCTCGCGAGGTCACTTGCGTCGACCTGGACGAGAAGGCCGTTGCGCTCGCCAAGGAGAACGGCAACGCCAACAACGTCCGGCTGGACGCGGTCCACGCCGACGCCTTCGGCTACATGCGGCAGATGGGGGTCAACGGCCGCGAATACGGGGTGGTCGTGCTGGATCCCCCCAAGCTGATCCCCGACCGCGAGGAGGTCTCGGCCGGCAAGCGGAAGTACTTCGACCTGAACGTCCTGGGGATGGGCCTGGTGGAGCCCGGCGGCCTGCTGCTGACCTGCTCGTGCTCCGGCCTGCTGGACCCGGCCGAGTTCCAGGGGCTGCTCAAGGCGGCCTCGCGCAAGGCCAACCGGAGCGTGCAGCTTCTGGCCATGACCGGGGCCTCGGCCGACCATCCCGTGGCCCTTGACGCTCCCGAAGGCGCCTACCTGAAAGCGGCCTGGCTGCGCGTCGGCGAGCGACTCCCCGAACCGATCGGGGCGTCTTCGGCTCCCGAAGCCTGA
- a CDS encoding ATP-dependent Clp protease adaptor ClpS yields the protein MSDEQGAASVAAEPETSVAVAEEQETRTKKLPPYNVIILNDEEHTFEYVIELLTKLFAHSLPVAESLTWQIHNRGRAVVYTTHKEKAELKREQVVSYGADPRMKESKGPLGCYIEPAEG from the coding sequence ATGTCGGACGAGCAGGGAGCGGCCAGCGTGGCCGCCGAGCCGGAAACTTCCGTCGCCGTCGCCGAGGAGCAGGAGACGCGGACGAAGAAGCTCCCTCCCTACAACGTGATCATCCTCAACGACGAGGAGCACACGTTCGAGTACGTGATCGAGCTGCTCACGAAGCTGTTCGCCCACTCCCTGCCGGTCGCCGAGTCCCTCACCTGGCAAATCCACAACCGGGGCCGCGCCGTGGTCTACACCACCCACAAGGAGAAGGCCGAGCTCAAGCGCGAGCAGGTCGTCTCCTACGGCGCCGACCCTCGCATGAAGGAATCCAAGGGACCTCTGGGATGCTACATCGAGCCGGCCGAGGGCTGA
- a CDS encoding ATP-binding protein: MGIPATDLTNCEDEPIRIPGAIQPHGVLAAVSARDGVVSHASANLADFFGISATEAIGRRLADLIPAPDSERVAKGMARLEDGSGSALFTVRLNGRVCEAIAHRAGDRVIVEFEPALNSEDASSADLARATRDAVSELRKAPSLDQMYDVCADRVRQIAGFDRVMVYRFDADWNGQVVAEARRDDLEPFLGLHYPASDIPAQARELYVRNWLRFIADRDYTPQPIVPECGPASAAPLDLSQAVLRSVSPIHLQYLRNMGVGASMSISLLKDDQLWGLVACHHYSPRFVPYDVRAACELLGQIMSMQLASREEQEQARYGARMQSVRAALATRLRQIEDVGLALTEVEPSLLEFMEATGAAVVIGGEVVRIGLTPNPEDLVEIADRIAARGPADVFATERLGAELNLDAVGAVAAGLLSVPIAGDGRDRLMWFRPEEVREVDWAGDPSKSIQKGDGAARLSPRGSFALWKQVVRGRSRPWHPAEIGAALDLRQDLAEILAGRAGELAHQNRAKEEMLASERAARGEAERLSRMKDEFVATLSHELRTPLAAILGWTHIIRRGADEATLKAACEVIDRNARAQVTMIDDLLDVSRITSGKLRMDMQPTDVATAVAAAVDSIAPTAQAKGVKLVRVINAQEDAYVTGDPTRLQQIFWNLLSNAVKFTPRGGRVQVVLERVDSHVEVVVSDSGQGIDPAFLPHVFDRFRQQDADANRQHGGLGLGLSIVRHLVELHGGAIYARSEGEGTGAEFVVSLPLRAVASRGRRRNVREVDEAEAVEETSLDLGGARILVLDDEQDARDLVRRLLEDRGAVVTAAGSAEEALEHYRGGGFDAIISDVGMPTVDGHEFIRRLRALETSTGLPRRPAVALTAYARPEDRRKALMAGYQSHVAKPVEPGEIIAVIASLVGKT; this comes from the coding sequence ATGGGTATTCCCGCGACTGACCTAACGAACTGCGAAGACGAGCCGATTCGTATCCCCGGAGCGATCCAGCCGCACGGCGTGCTGGCGGCGGTATCGGCCCGGGATGGGGTCGTCTCGCACGCGAGCGCGAACCTGGCCGACTTCTTCGGGATCTCGGCGACGGAGGCGATCGGCCGTCGGCTGGCGGATTTGATCCCTGCGCCCGATTCGGAGCGGGTGGCAAAGGGGATGGCCCGACTGGAGGACGGCTCGGGCTCCGCTCTGTTCACGGTCCGTCTGAACGGCCGCGTCTGCGAGGCCATCGCCCATCGCGCGGGCGATCGGGTCATTGTGGAGTTCGAGCCCGCGTTGAATTCCGAGGATGCGTCGTCCGCCGATCTCGCCCGCGCCACGCGCGACGCCGTCTCGGAGCTTCGCAAGGCTCCCTCGCTGGATCAGATGTACGACGTCTGCGCTGATCGCGTCCGCCAGATCGCGGGGTTTGACCGCGTGATGGTCTACCGGTTTGACGCCGACTGGAACGGGCAGGTCGTCGCCGAGGCCCGACGCGACGACCTGGAGCCGTTCCTCGGCCTGCATTATCCGGCCTCCGACATCCCCGCCCAGGCGCGCGAGTTGTACGTGCGCAACTGGCTCCGGTTCATCGCCGACCGCGACTACACCCCCCAGCCGATCGTCCCCGAATGCGGGCCGGCCTCGGCGGCGCCCCTGGATCTGAGTCAGGCGGTGCTGCGCAGCGTTTCGCCCATCCACCTGCAATACCTGCGGAACATGGGGGTCGGCGCGTCGATGTCGATCTCGCTCCTGAAGGACGATCAACTCTGGGGGTTGGTGGCCTGCCACCACTACTCGCCCCGGTTCGTGCCGTATGACGTCCGCGCCGCCTGTGAGCTGCTGGGGCAGATCATGTCGATGCAGTTGGCCTCGCGCGAGGAGCAAGAGCAGGCGCGGTATGGGGCCCGGATGCAGTCCGTCCGCGCGGCGTTGGCGACTCGGCTGCGGCAGATCGAGGACGTGGGCCTGGCCTTGACCGAGGTCGAGCCCTCGCTGCTGGAGTTCATGGAGGCGACCGGCGCGGCGGTCGTGATTGGCGGCGAGGTCGTTCGAATCGGCCTGACTCCCAACCCTGAAGACCTGGTGGAGATCGCGGATCGAATCGCGGCTCGCGGCCCGGCCGACGTCTTTGCGACTGAGCGTCTCGGGGCTGAGTTGAACCTGGACGCGGTCGGCGCTGTGGCTGCTGGACTGCTCTCGGTCCCGATCGCCGGCGACGGCCGTGACCGCCTGATGTGGTTCCGCCCCGAGGAGGTCCGCGAGGTCGACTGGGCGGGCGACCCGTCGAAGTCGATCCAGAAAGGGGACGGCGCGGCGCGATTGAGTCCCCGGGGATCGTTCGCATTGTGGAAGCAGGTCGTCCGGGGGCGTTCCCGTCCGTGGCATCCGGCGGAGATCGGCGCGGCGCTCGACCTGCGTCAGGATCTGGCCGAGATCCTCGCCGGCCGCGCGGGGGAACTCGCCCATCAGAACCGCGCGAAAGAGGAGATGCTGGCCAGCGAGCGCGCCGCTCGCGGCGAGGCCGAGCGACTCAGCCGGATGAAGGACGAGTTCGTGGCGACGCTCTCGCACGAGCTGCGGACGCCTCTGGCCGCGATCCTGGGGTGGACTCACATCATCCGCCGCGGCGCTGACGAGGCGACTCTCAAAGCCGCCTGCGAGGTCATCGACCGCAACGCTCGGGCGCAGGTGACGATGATCGACGACCTGCTGGACGTCAGCCGTATCACCTCGGGCAAGCTGCGGATGGACATGCAACCGACCGACGTGGCCACTGCCGTGGCTGCGGCCGTCGACTCCATCGCTCCCACAGCCCAGGCGAAGGGGGTGAAGCTCGTTCGGGTCATCAACGCACAGGAGGACGCTTATGTCACAGGCGACCCGACCCGGCTGCAGCAGATCTTCTGGAATCTGCTCTCCAACGCCGTGAAGTTCACCCCTCGCGGCGGGCGTGTGCAGGTGGTTCTGGAGCGGGTGGACTCGCACGTGGAGGTCGTCGTGTCCGACAGCGGCCAGGGCATCGACCCGGCCTTCCTGCCGCACGTCTTCGATCGCTTCCGCCAGCAGGACGCCGACGCCAACCGCCAGCACGGCGGCCTGGGCCTGGGGCTCTCCATCGTCCGGCATCTGGTGGAGCTGCATGGCGGGGCCATCTACGCCCGCAGCGAGGGGGAGGGGACCGGCGCCGAGTTCGTCGTCTCGCTGCCGCTCCGCGCGGTGGCCTCGCGCGGCCGCCGCCGCAACGTGCGGGAGGTCGATGAAGCCGAGGCGGTCGAAGAGACCTCGCTCGACCTGGGCGGCGCCCGCATCCTCGTCCTCGACGACGAGCAGGACGCCCGCGACCTGGTCCGACGCCTGCTGGAAGACCGCGGCGCGGTCGTAACGGCTGCTGGATCGGCCGAGGAGGCGCTGGAGCACTACCGCGGCGGGGGCTTCGACGCGATCATCAGCGACGTCGGCATGCCCACCGTCGACGGTCACGAGTTCATCCGCCGGCTCCGTGCGCTGGAGACCTCCACGGGCCTCCCGCGTCGCCCGGCCGTCGCCCTGACCGCCTACGCCCGTCCGGAGGACCGTCGCAAGGCTCTCATGGCCGGCTATCAGTCGCACGTCGCCAAGCCCGTCGAGCCGGGGGAGATCATCGCGGTGATCGCCAGCCTGGTCGGAAAAACCTGA
- a CDS encoding NAD-dependent epimerase/dehydratase family protein, which translates to MSLLVVGCGYLGRRVARMYVDRGETVFGTTRSAEGASSLEAIGVRPVVGDVLDPSLVLPSVDRVLYCVGYDRDAGPSKRSVYVDGLRNVLERLPQGVSRLVYISSTSVYGNDDGGWVDEETPAVPITEAGRICLDAEHALTEWAGRSGVSTVVVRCSGLYGPGRIIRRTLIARGEPIPGDPERTLSLIHIDDAARASAAALDAPSPGPLYLASDDRPLPRREYYRVVADCLNAPVPTYVPPVPGSPEAARDVVDRRISNHRIKDELGLALRYPDVTMGVPAALMES; encoded by the coding sequence GTGAGCCTGCTTGTCGTCGGCTGCGGCTACCTGGGCCGCCGGGTCGCCCGGATGTACGTCGATCGCGGCGAGACCGTCTTCGGGACGACGCGATCGGCCGAGGGGGCCTCTTCGCTGGAGGCGATCGGCGTCCGGCCGGTGGTCGGGGATGTGCTCGATCCATCGCTCGTCCTCCCCTCCGTCGACCGCGTCCTCTACTGCGTGGGCTACGACCGTGACGCCGGCCCGTCCAAGCGGTCAGTGTACGTCGACGGCCTGCGAAACGTGCTGGAGCGGCTTCCGCAGGGCGTCTCGCGGCTGGTCTACATCAGCTCGACGAGCGTCTACGGCAACGACGACGGCGGCTGGGTCGACGAGGAGACCCCCGCCGTTCCCATCACCGAGGCCGGCCGCATCTGCCTGGACGCCGAACACGCCCTGACTGAGTGGGCCGGGCGCTCGGGCGTGTCGACGGTCGTCGTGCGATGCTCGGGGCTGTATGGGCCGGGCCGGATCATCCGCCGGACTCTGATCGCCCGCGGCGAGCCGATCCCCGGCGACCCGGAGCGGACCCTCAGCCTGATCCACATCGACGACGCCGCTCGCGCCTCGGCCGCGGCGCTCGACGCCCCCTCGCCAGGCCCGTTGTATCTGGCCAGCGACGACCGCCCGCTTCCCCGCCGGGAATACTACCGCGTCGTCGCCGACTGCCTGAACGCCCCCGTGCCGACGTACGTTCCGCCCGTCCCCGGCTCCCCCGAAGCGGCCCGCGACGTCGTCGACCGCCGAATCAGCAACCATCGCATCAAGGACGAACTGGGGCTGGCTTTGCGGTATCCGGACGTGACCATGGGGGTGCCCGCGGCGCTCATGGAGTCCTGA
- the ruvX gene encoding Holliday junction resolvase RuvX, giving the protein MGRVLGIDFGVRRVGAAVSDPGRSIATPLEVYERRDPAQDARHYKKLVEEDEIDRIVIGLPVHTTGREGESAAKARAWGSWLAEVTGLPVFYYDERYTTVLAEDVLIEVGFSRQKRKGMRDMLAARILLQNYLDAGCPETLAKPESLTDDEGGGS; this is encoded by the coding sequence ATGGGCCGGGTGCTGGGGATTGATTTCGGCGTGAGGCGCGTGGGGGCGGCGGTCAGCGACCCGGGGAGGTCGATCGCGACCCCGCTGGAGGTCTACGAACGCCGAGACCCGGCCCAGGACGCCCGGCATTACAAGAAGCTGGTCGAGGAGGACGAGATCGATCGGATCGTCATCGGGCTCCCCGTTCACACCACCGGCCGCGAGGGTGAATCGGCCGCCAAGGCCCGCGCCTGGGGCTCGTGGCTGGCCGAAGTCACCGGCCTCCCCGTGTTCTACTACGACGAGCGTTACACGACCGTCCTGGCCGAGGACGTCCTGATCGAGGTCGGCTTCTCGCGGCAGAAGCGCAAGGGGATGCGCGACATGCTCGCCGCCCGGATCCTGCTGCAGAACTACCTCGACGCCGGCTGCCCGGAGACGCTGGCGAAGCCGGAGTCGCTCACCGACGACGAGGGAGGCGGCTCGTGA